In one Dysgonomonadaceae bacterium PH5-43 genomic region, the following are encoded:
- a CDS encoding tetratricopeptide (TPR) repeat protein (product_source=COG0457; cleavage_site_network=SignalP-noTM; cog=COG0457; smart=SM00028; superfamily=48452; transmembrane_helix_parts=Inside_1_6,TMhelix_7_29,Outside_30_1236) gives MSRYKYIYILVLLCVLFTACSSSKNTAGTRWYHSFNTRYNVYFNGDMAYQEALKSQMDNYKENYTETILMYPVSALPKDKTQTGGPFDRAIEKSVKAIQTHSIQTKPERKAGKRNDPKYKEWLSRVEYNPFLHNAWVLLGKSQFHNGDFLQAASTFSYVSRIYSGQPEIGLNAKIWQARCYSELEWFYEAEDILEKLKLVELPNKLKNFYETVYADLLIKQKKYRESVPYLQTAIKAEKNKTQKAREKYLLGQIYASLGERNLAYNTFGEISSAYAPYVLEFSAKIRQSEVYSGTDTTKVTKNLRKMAKSSKNKEYLDQLYYALGNVYMSVPDTAKAIESYELGVEKSAQQGIDKALNQIRLGDIYFVKREFIKAQPNYSESLSQLKKEDEAFARVSKRSEILDELVVHLEAIELQDSLLRLSAMSEEEKLKVVNNLIEELKKKEKEEQHNQDRENYLANQEDARAELSMNRPAPPGISPITKPNESSFYFYNSQVVTQGKNTFNQKWGRRKLEDDWRRRNKSNPMLDPLAEEENTTIESEEEIIEEEIELDENGEPIIPVEEEIGNTEDVAVELSTDPHDPQYYLQQIPTTEEEIEASNAIIAGGLYNAAVIYKEKLEDIPLALETFAELDRRFPNNEQSLDAYYHTYLIYLRDNNVAMSEMYKQKIIANFPESELAIAMSDSEYEQNLRMLYTLPESLYQETFEAYQNGNVNTVRSNYNLMNTKYNQSALMPKFIFLNALSYVQTNDANEFKEQLKDLITRYPDADVSVLAAEIMKGFQRGLVLSASGGNMLRGSLFNMRFGLNEDGELIEDVSNIVFSTATETPYELLILYPQGSLNDNMLLYSVANFNISNFLVNDFDLEKSETGDIGMLQIKGFANYREIHQYLEMIYASGGYAGELAQAAIVVPISVENYGILMKGKNIEEYMDFFIENFEKDNEDLIDRWLLKQEQELEGDKMSDVEEVTDYATEEMKEVVEEEEKEEIVEEASESVIVENKTDELEQQQVDSKTEEKVDEVVAEESNDLLDQSTETLNKVNEAVDEIMNDPIRGIGNIFKKKKSNAIDEYAKEQEKLDKERKKQLEKQKKEEEKALRELEKQKQKEEKEQAKILEKENKIKEQELAKKQKEEQMAKEEERKRIEQEEKEALRLRELEKEKEKERVKKEREDVKLQRELEKQQIREERERQKLEAKQRREELKQQRELEKEAAKQRRIQEKLDMQQRREAEKQAKQKNK, from the coding sequence ATGTCGAGATATAAATATATATACATATTAGTATTGTTGTGTGTCTTGTTTACTGCTTGTTCTTCTTCTAAAAATACAGCAGGAACACGATGGTATCATTCGTTTAACACTCGTTATAATGTTTATTTCAATGGCGATATGGCTTATCAAGAAGCATTAAAGAGCCAGATGGATAACTATAAAGAAAATTATACCGAAACTATACTAATGTATCCTGTAAGTGCTCTGCCTAAGGATAAGACACAAACAGGAGGCCCTTTCGACCGTGCTATCGAAAAGTCGGTAAAGGCAATACAAACTCATTCAATACAAACAAAACCTGAAAGAAAGGCAGGTAAAAGAAACGACCCTAAATATAAAGAATGGCTGAGTAGGGTAGAGTATAATCCTTTCCTTCATAATGCTTGGGTGCTTTTAGGTAAATCGCAATTTCACAATGGCGACTTTCTGCAAGCAGCAAGCACTTTCTCGTATGTATCGCGCATTTATAGCGGTCAGCCAGAGATAGGGTTGAATGCTAAAATATGGCAAGCTCGTTGCTATTCAGAATTGGAGTGGTTTTACGAAGCTGAAGATATATTAGAGAAACTAAAATTAGTGGAGCTTCCTAATAAACTGAAAAACTTTTACGAAACTGTTTATGCCGATCTTTTAATTAAACAAAAGAAATATAGAGAGTCTGTTCCTTATCTGCAAACAGCTATAAAGGCAGAGAAAAATAAAACTCAAAAGGCAAGAGAGAAATATTTATTAGGACAAATATACGCTTCGCTTGGGGAAAGAAATCTTGCGTACAATACCTTTGGCGAAATATCGAGTGCTTATGCTCCTTATGTATTAGAGTTTAGTGCAAAGATACGTCAGAGTGAAGTTTATAGTGGAACCGACACAACGAAAGTTACCAAAAATCTACGTAAGATGGCTAAGAGTTCTAAAAATAAGGAATACTTAGATCAACTGTATTATGCTTTGGGAAATGTTTATATGTCGGTGCCCGATACAGCAAAGGCTATTGAAAGTTACGAACTTGGAGTGGAAAAGAGCGCACAACAAGGTATAGACAAGGCATTAAATCAGATTAGGTTGGGAGATATTTATTTTGTTAAACGAGAGTTTATAAAGGCGCAACCTAATTATAGCGAATCTCTTTCGCAGCTAAAAAAAGAAGATGAGGCTTTTGCAAGAGTTTCTAAGCGTTCGGAAATCTTAGATGAATTAGTTGTTCATTTGGAAGCTATAGAACTTCAAGATAGTTTGTTGCGCTTGTCGGCAATGTCGGAAGAAGAAAAATTGAAAGTTGTAAATAATTTAATTGAAGAACTTAAAAAGAAAGAAAAAGAAGAGCAACACAATCAAGACAGAGAAAATTATCTTGCAAACCAAGAAGATGCGCGTGCAGAATTAAGTATGAACAGACCTGCTCCTCCAGGTATTTCACCTATAACTAAACCGAATGAGAGTTCTTTCTATTTTTATAATTCTCAGGTAGTAACTCAGGGTAAAAATACATTTAATCAGAAGTGGGGGCGACGAAAACTTGAAGATGATTGGCGACGCAGAAATAAATCTAATCCGATGTTAGACCCATTGGCAGAAGAGGAAAATACAACTATAGAATCGGAAGAGGAAATTATTGAAGAAGAAATAGAATTAGATGAAAATGGAGAGCCTATAATTCCTGTAGAAGAAGAGATTGGCAATACGGAAGACGTTGCTGTAGAGTTGTCTACCGATCCTCACGACCCTCAATATTACCTACAACAGATACCCACTACAGAAGAAGAGATTGAAGCTTCGAATGCAATAATAGCTGGAGGGTTATACAATGCAGCCGTAATATATAAAGAAAAGCTTGAGGATATACCTTTGGCTTTGGAAACTTTTGCAGAGCTTGATAGACGTTTCCCTAATAATGAACAGAGTTTAGATGCTTATTATCACACATATCTTATATATTTAAGAGATAATAATGTGGCTATGTCGGAAATGTATAAACAGAAAATAATAGCAAATTTCCCTGAAAGTGAATTGGCAATAGCTATGTCGGACTCCGAATATGAGCAAAACTTAAGAATGCTTTATACTCTTCCTGAATCTTTATACCAAGAAACATTTGAGGCTTATCAAAATGGTAACGTAAATACTGTTCGTAGTAACTACAACTTGATGAATACTAAGTATAATCAGTCGGCTCTTATGCCTAAGTTTATTTTCTTAAACGCATTAAGTTATGTTCAAACCAACGATGCTAATGAGTTTAAGGAACAGCTTAAAGATTTGATAACTCGTTATCCTGATGCTGATGTGTCGGTATTGGCAGCCGAAATAATGAAAGGCTTTCAACGTGGACTTGTGCTTTCGGCTTCTGGGGGGAATATGTTAAGGGGTAGTTTGTTTAATATGCGTTTCGGATTAAACGAAGATGGCGAATTAATAGAAGATGTGTCGAATATTGTTTTTTCTACTGCAACAGAAACTCCTTATGAGTTGTTGATATTATACCCACAAGGAAGTCTCAATGATAATATGTTGCTTTACTCGGTGGCAAATTTCAACATTAGTAACTTCTTGGTAAATGATTTCGATTTAGAAAAAAGTGAAACGGGAGATATAGGAATGTTGCAAATAAAAGGATTTGCAAATTATAGAGAGATACACCAATATTTAGAGATGATATATGCTTCTGGAGGTTATGCCGGAGAATTAGCTCAGGCTGCAATCGTAGTTCCTATTTCGGTAGAAAACTATGGCATACTTATGAAAGGGAAGAATATAGAAGAATATATGGACTTCTTTATAGAAAACTTTGAAAAAGATAATGAAGACCTGATAGATAGATGGTTGTTGAAACAAGAACAAGAATTAGAAGGCGATAAGATGTCTGATGTTGAAGAGGTAACTGATTACGCAACAGAGGAAATGAAAGAAGTTGTGGAGGAGGAAGAAAAAGAAGAGATTGTAGAAGAAGCATCTGAAAGTGTTATTGTTGAAAACAAAACTGACGAATTAGAGCAGCAACAGGTAGACAGCAAAACTGAAGAAAAGGTTGATGAGGTTGTTGCAGAAGAATCTAATGATTTATTAGACCAGTCGACTGAAACTTTGAATAAAGTAAATGAAGCGGTAGATGAAATAATGAACGACCCTATTAGAGGAATAGGCAATATATTCAAAAAGAAAAAATCTAACGCAATAGATGAGTATGCTAAAGAACAAGAGAAATTGGATAAAGAGAGAAAGAAACAATTAGAAAAACAAAAGAAAGAAGAAGAGAAGGCTTTGCGCGAATTAGAAAAGCAAAAACAAAAAGAGGAAAAGGAACAAGCTAAAATTCTTGAAAAAGAAAACAAAATAAAAGAACAAGAGCTGGCTAAAAAGCAAAAAGAAGAACAGATGGCAAAAGAAGAAGAGAGAAAGCGCATAGAGCAAGAGGAAAAAGAGGCTCTTAGGCTTAGAGAGTTGGAGAAAGAAAAAGAAAAAGAACGAGTGAAAAAGGAGAGAGAAGATGTTAAGCTTCAAAGAGAATTAGAAAAACAGCAGATAAGAGAAGAGCGTGAAAGGCAAAAACTTGAAGCTAAACAACGTAGAGAAGAATTGAAACAGCAACGTGAATTAGAAAAAGAAGCAGCTAAACAACGTAGAATACAAGAAAAGTTAGATATGCAACAGCGTAGGGAAGCGGAAAAGCAAGCTAAACAAAAAAATAAATAA
- a CDS encoding hypothetical protein (product_source=Hypo-rule applied; cath_funfam=3.30.70.330; superfamily=48619) → MRPHEDSEVCCGAHEVCEKDLIIKAAQNPVEYYDDEELDVFIGRTSDDYTEEETALFLHVLHTMWESDVPGWTRSLQLRGIEMPLSVRDEVLFIMGS, encoded by the coding sequence ATGAGACCTCACGAAGATTCGGAAGTGTGCTGCGGAGCTCACGAAGTCTGCGAAAAAGACTTGATAATAAAGGCTGCTCAAAATCCTGTGGAATATTACGACGACGAAGAATTAGATGTCTTTATTGGGCGAACATCTGACGATTATACCGAAGAAGAAACAGCGCTCTTTTTGCACGTTCTTCATACTATGTGGGAAAGCGATGTGCCTGGCTGGACGAGAAGTCTTCAGTTAAGAGGAATAGAAATGCCCCTATCTGTAAGAGACGAGGTTCTGTTTATAATGGGGTCGTAA
- a CDS encoding zinc transport system permease protein (product_source=KO:K09816; cath_funfam=1.10.3470.10; cog=COG1108; ko=KO:K09816; pfam=PF00950; superfamily=81345; transmembrane_helix_parts=Inside_1_12,TMhelix_13_32,Outside_33_46,TMhelix_47_69,Inside_70_89,TMhelix_90_112,Outside_113_131,TMhelix_132_154,Inside_155_174,TMhelix_175_197,Outside_198_216,TMhelix_217_239,Inside_240_243,TMhelix_244_266,Outside_267_272) yields the protein MELFQYAFFQNALIGSLFTCIACGIVGSYIVVRRLVFISGGITHASFGGLGLGFFLGVNPIVSALVFSVSSAFGVEWLSKKQGVREDSAIAALWALGMALGVICIFLTPGYAPNISSYLFGNILTVTSADIWFIGVFAILVCLLFALFFKPIMFTAFDREFAKTQRVKVELIEHLMMVAIAICIVASIRLIGIMLLMSLLTVPQMTANLFTSQFKNMILYSIAIGILGCFAGLFLSYYLNVPSGASIIFVQVIIFFVCKALTFLPLKTIKPR from the coding sequence ATGGAACTTTTTCAGTATGCTTTTTTTCAAAATGCTTTAATCGGAAGTCTGTTTACTTGCATAGCCTGCGGTATAGTGGGAAGTTATATAGTTGTTCGCCGATTGGTTTTTATTAGCGGTGGAATTACTCACGCTTCGTTTGGCGGCTTGGGTTTGGGCTTCTTTCTTGGAGTGAATCCTATAGTTTCGGCTTTGGTGTTTTCTGTGTCTTCAGCATTTGGTGTTGAGTGGCTCTCGAAAAAACAGGGGGTTAGAGAAGATTCGGCAATAGCAGCTCTGTGGGCATTAGGAATGGCTTTGGGAGTTATTTGTATTTTTCTGACACCAGGATACGCACCTAATATATCATCTTATTTATTTGGGAATATCTTAACCGTAACAAGTGCGGATATTTGGTTTATTGGTGTTTTTGCTATACTTGTATGTTTGCTTTTTGCATTGTTTTTTAAGCCTATAATGTTTACAGCTTTCGATAGAGAGTTTGCCAAAACACAAAGAGTAAAGGTAGAGCTAATCGAACATCTTATGATGGTAGCTATTGCAATTTGTATAGTGGCAAGCATAAGACTGATAGGTATAATGTTGCTGATGTCGTTGCTTACAGTTCCTCAGATGACAGCTAATCTTTTTACATCGCAGTTTAAGAATATGATTTTATATTCTATTGCAATTGGTATTTTAGGTTGTTTTGCAGGTTTGTTTTTGTCGTACTATCTTAATGTTCCTTCGGGAGCTTCTATTATATTTGTGCAAGTTATTATATTTTTTGTATGTAAAGCACTTACATTTCTTCCCTTAAAGACAATAAAACCCCGATAG
- a CDS encoding cysteine synthase A (product_source=KO:K01738; cath_funfam=3.40.50.1100; cog=COG0031; ko=KO:K01738; pfam=PF00291; superfamily=53686; tigrfam=TIGR01139) — translation MSRIHSDLTALIGNTPLLAIHNIEKSEQLKARVIVKLESFNPGGSVKDRVALSMIEDAENKGILVPNSVIIEPTSGNTGIGLAWVSSVKGYKLILTMPETMSLERRNLLKALGATLVLTPGSEGMNGAINKANELLKEYPNSVILQQFENPANPLVHTNKTAEEIWNDTDGKVDIFVASVGTGGTLSGTALGLKRHNPNIIAVAVEPASSPVLSGGKPGPHKIQGIGAGFIPKNYNPDVVDQIIQVTDNDAIRASRLLAQKEGLLAGISSGAALYAALQLAKKEENEGKTIVAILPDTGERYLSTDLYAFEDYPL, via the coding sequence ATGTCAAGGATACATTCTGATTTAACCGCCCTTATAGGCAATACTCCTCTTTTAGCTATACACAACATAGAAAAATCGGAGCAACTAAAAGCGAGAGTTATAGTAAAGTTAGAATCATTTAATCCAGGAGGCAGCGTTAAAGACCGTGTTGCTCTGTCGATGATTGAAGATGCTGAGAACAAAGGCATTCTTGTTCCCAATTCTGTAATTATTGAACCCACAAGCGGAAACACTGGCATAGGCTTAGCTTGGGTTTCTTCCGTAAAAGGATATAAATTAATATTAACTATGCCCGAAACGATGAGTCTTGAACGCCGAAACTTACTAAAAGCATTAGGTGCTACTCTTGTTTTAACTCCCGGTAGCGAAGGAATGAATGGAGCTATCAACAAAGCTAACGAACTATTAAAAGAATATCCCAACTCTGTAATTCTACAACAGTTTGAAAACCCTGCAAACCCTCTCGTTCACACAAACAAAACAGCAGAAGAAATATGGAATGACACTGATGGCAAGGTTGATATATTTGTTGCAAGTGTTGGCACAGGCGGAACTTTAAGCGGAACAGCTTTAGGACTTAAACGTCATAACCCTAACATAATAGCAGTGGCAGTAGAACCAGCAAGTTCTCCAGTACTATCCGGAGGAAAACCCGGACCCCATAAGATACAAGGCATAGGCGCAGGTTTCATTCCTAAAAACTACAACCCAGATGTTGTTGATCAAATTATCCAAGTAACAGACAACGATGCCATTCGTGCATCTCGACTGTTAGCTCAGAAAGAAGGATTACTTGCAGGAATATCTTCAGGTGCTGCATTATACGCTGCATTACAGTTGGCAAAGAAGGAAGAAAACGAAGGAAAAACAATAGTAGCGATACTTCCCGACACTGGGGAAAGATATTTATCTACCGATTTATACGCCTTTGAAGATTATCCTTTATAA
- a CDS encoding 3-phosphoshikimate 1-carboxyvinyltransferase (product_source=KO:K00800; cath_funfam=3.65.10.10; cog=COG0128; ko=KO:K00800; pfam=PF00275; superfamily=55205; tigrfam=TIGR01356): MSILKIKAPEVFVNATIKLPSSKSISNRVLILNAMCDMPLPIENLSDSDDTVVLFNSLNSDSNCFDIGAAGTSMRFLTAYLSLKQGEFNITGTERMKHRPIKVLVDALRTLGADVDYVENEGFPPLRIHGHSLCGGKVSLNGGVSSQYISALMMIAPYLDKGMELTLEGEVISKPYILMTKHLMKSFGVEAEWSNNKVVVKPQTYKSLQFKVESDWSAASYWYEILALSDANAEIELLGLDEDSCQGDANGRFLFDKLGVKTEFTDRGVLLTKKPTEIDGYCLEYDFVNEPDLAQTFVVVCCLMNIHFKFSGLQSLKIKETDRMKALQNEMAKLGYLLKEDINNVLSWDGSRVEADANPIIKTYEDHRMAMAFAPACLKLREINIAEPSVVTKSYPKYWDDLQSVGFELKQIKQ; the protein is encoded by the coding sequence TTTTGTTAATGCTACAATAAAACTTCCGTCATCTAAAAGTATAAGTAATAGAGTGCTTATACTAAATGCTATGTGCGATATGCCTCTCCCTATAGAAAATCTTTCGGATAGTGATGACACTGTAGTTTTATTTAATTCGCTAAACTCCGATAGTAACTGTTTTGATATAGGAGCTGCAGGAACTTCTATGAGATTTCTTACTGCTTACTTATCTCTAAAGCAAGGCGAATTTAATATTACTGGAACTGAAAGAATGAAACATAGACCAATAAAAGTGTTGGTTGATGCTCTTCGTACTTTGGGTGCCGATGTAGATTACGTAGAGAATGAGGGTTTCCCTCCTTTGCGCATACACGGACATTCGCTTTGTGGTGGAAAAGTTTCCCTAAATGGAGGTGTTAGCTCTCAATATATTTCAGCTTTAATGATGATTGCTCCTTATTTAGATAAAGGTATGGAACTTACGCTTGAAGGCGAAGTTATATCTAAGCCATATATCTTAATGACTAAGCATTTGATGAAGAGTTTTGGAGTTGAGGCTGAGTGGAGTAACAATAAAGTTGTGGTTAAACCTCAAACATACAAATCTTTACAATTTAAGGTGGAAAGCGATTGGTCGGCTGCTTCGTATTGGTACGAGATACTTGCTTTGTCAGACGCGAACGCAGAGATAGAGTTGCTTGGCTTAGACGAAGATAGTTGTCAGGGAGATGCTAATGGAAGATTTTTGTTTGATAAGCTTGGGGTGAAAACTGAGTTTACCGATAGGGGAGTTCTCTTAACAAAGAAACCCACAGAGATTGATGGCTATTGTTTGGAGTACGATTTTGTTAATGAACCCGACCTCGCTCAGACTTTTGTTGTTGTTTGTTGCTTAATGAATATTCACTTTAAGTTTTCTGGCTTACAAAGTTTGAAGATTAAAGAAACTGACAGAATGAAAGCTCTTCAAAACGAAATGGCTAAGCTGGGATACTTGTTAAAAGAAGACATAAATAATGTTTTAAGCTGGGACGGTAGTAGGGTAGAGGCAGATGCTAATCCTATTATAAAGACTTACGAAGATCATCGTATGGCTATGGCTTTTGCTCCTGCTTGCTTGAAACTAAGAGAGATAAACATAGCAGAGCCTTCGGTTGTAACTAAGTCTTATCCTAAATACTGGGACGATTTACAATCGGTAGGATTTGAACTAAAACAAATAAAACAATGA
- a CDS encoding DNA-binding response OmpR family regulator (product_source=COG0745; cath_funfam=3.40.50.2300; cog=COG0745; pfam=PF00072,PF08665; smart=SM00448; superfamily=52172,53649), whose product MKRDKVLWADDEMDLLKPHVLFLTDKGYDIVTVCSGQDALDSIKEDSFDLVFLDENMPGLSGLETLSKIKEINPDIPVIMITKSEDEGIMNQAIGSKIADYLIKPVNPNQILLSIKKNLHKNQIITQTTTSGYQQEFTKLSMQINDSSSVEDWKEVYKKLVYWDLELEESQTGMTELLHAQKQDANSLFSKFIKKNYEGWIKDYDDTRPVMSPDVFKTKVFPLLDNGEKVFFVLIDNFRLDQWREVKDMLSEFFTFNEDLYFSILPTATQYARNSIFSGLMPLQIEEMFPDLWVDEESEEGKNLNEAPLIQTHIDRYRKKYSFSYHKINETSYGERLVQNFSQLDNYQLNVIVLNFVDMLSHARTESKMVRELASSEAAYRSLTRSWFKHSSAMELFRKISEKGAKIILTTDHGTIRVQNPIKVVGDKNTNTNLRYKLGKNLSYNPKDVYEISNPQKFGLPTPNVSTKYIFAMNDSFFAYPNNYNYYVSYYKDTFQHGGISMEEMMIPLITLEPKE is encoded by the coding sequence ATGAAGAGAGATAAAGTACTATGGGCCGACGATGAAATGGATTTATTAAAACCTCACGTATTATTCCTTACCGATAAAGGTTATGATATTGTTACCGTTTGTAGTGGTCAAGATGCTTTAGACTCTATAAAGGAAGATTCTTTCGACTTAGTATTTCTTGATGAGAATATGCCTGGGTTGAGCGGTCTTGAAACTCTTTCTAAAATAAAAGAGATAAATCCCGATATTCCTGTTATTATGATAACAAAGAGCGAAGATGAAGGGATTATGAATCAAGCTATAGGAAGTAAAATAGCTGACTATCTTATAAAACCAGTTAACCCCAACCAGATACTTCTATCTATCAAAAAGAATCTTCATAAAAATCAAATTATAACACAAACAACTACTTCGGGTTATCAGCAAGAGTTTACTAAACTAAGTATGCAGATAAATGATTCTTCATCTGTTGAAGACTGGAAAGAGGTTTACAAAAAATTAGTTTATTGGGACTTAGAGCTGGAAGAGTCTCAAACAGGAATGACAGAATTACTACACGCTCAAAAACAAGACGCAAATAGTTTATTCTCTAAATTTATTAAAAAGAATTACGAGGGCTGGATTAAGGATTATGACGATACTCGTCCTGTTATGAGCCCTGATGTATTCAAAACAAAAGTATTTCCGTTGTTAGATAATGGAGAGAAAGTATTCTTTGTGCTTATAGATAACTTTCGTTTAGATCAATGGCGAGAAGTTAAAGATATGCTATCAGAGTTTTTTACCTTTAACGAAGATTTGTATTTCTCTATTTTGCCTACAGCTACTCAGTATGCTCGTAATTCTATCTTCTCGGGGCTTATGCCTTTGCAAATAGAAGAGATGTTCCCCGATTTGTGGGTCGATGAAGAGTCGGAAGAAGGTAAAAATCTTAATGAGGCTCCTTTAATTCAAACACATATTGATAGATATAGAAAGAAATATAGCTTTTCTTATCATAAGATAAATGAAACAAGCTACGGAGAAAGGCTTGTGCAAAACTTCTCTCAATTAGATAATTATCAACTGAATGTTATTGTACTTAACTTTGTGGATATGTTGTCGCACGCTCGTACTGAATCTAAAATGGTAAGAGAACTTGCTTCTTCAGAGGCGGCTTATCGCTCTCTTACTCGTTCGTGGTTTAAGCATTCATCGGCTATGGAATTGTTCAGAAAGATTTCAGAAAAAGGAGCAAAGATTATTTTAACAACAGACCACGGTACTATCAGAGTCCAAAATCCTATTAAGGTGGTAGGGGATAAGAATACGAATACCAACCTTAGATATAAATTAGGAAAGAATTTATCTTATAATCCTAAAGATGTTTATGAAATATCAAACCCTCAGAAGTTTGGTTTGCCAACTCCCAATGTAAGCACTAAGTATATCTTTGCTATGAACGATAGCTTTTTTGCTTACCCTAATAATTACAACTACTATGTATCTTATTATAAAGATACGTTCCAGCACGGAGGCATCTCAATGGAAGAAATGATGATACCTTTGATTACTTTAGAGCCGAAAGAATAA
- a CDS encoding cystathionine beta-lyase (product_source=KO:K14155; cath_funfam=3.40.640.10; cog=COG1168; ko=KO:K14155; pfam=PF00155; superfamily=53383; tigrfam=TIGR04350) yields MKNYSFDKIINREGTDALKLESLQELYGDTNLLPLWIADMDFETPPFITEALQQRLNHSLFGYTVEPKDYWPTVIDWIASHHQWNVKREWLTYIPGIVRGIGMAINVFVKEDEKVIIQPPVYNPFQLTTLGNKREVVYNPLRKNKDGSYSIDFENLEAVTDDKCRMLIFANPHNPAGITWDKETLVRLADFCYKRNIIVISDEIHCDMALWDNKHIPFATVSDEAAACSITFSAPSKTFNIAGIVSSYAVVPDDNIRKRYFDWLTVNEFSHPNMFAPIATIAAFSKGEPWRKEMLRYIENNIDFLIDYCEKYIPQIKPLRPQASFLVWLDCRSLNLNHDQLIELFVKKARLALNDGEMYGQGGEGFMRINVGVARSILEQALEQLRKALT; encoded by the coding sequence ATGAAGAATTACAGTTTTGATAAAATCATAAACAGAGAAGGCACTGACGCACTAAAATTAGAATCTTTACAAGAACTATATGGCGACACAAATTTACTACCCTTGTGGATTGCTGATATGGACTTTGAAACACCCCCATTTATTACCGAAGCTTTGCAACAAAGGTTGAATCATTCGCTATTCGGATATACCGTAGAACCCAAAGATTATTGGCCCACTGTTATAGACTGGATTGCATCTCACCACCAATGGAACGTAAAGCGAGAATGGCTTACATATATACCAGGTATAGTTAGAGGTATAGGAATGGCTATTAATGTTTTTGTAAAAGAAGACGAGAAAGTTATCATTCAACCTCCTGTTTATAATCCATTCCAACTTACAACATTAGGGAATAAACGTGAGGTTGTGTACAATCCTTTGCGCAAAAACAAAGACGGCTCGTATAGTATAGATTTTGAAAATCTTGAAGCTGTAACCGACGATAAATGCAGAATGCTAATTTTCGCAAACCCTCACAACCCAGCTGGGATTACATGGGATAAAGAAACTTTAGTTCGATTAGCCGATTTTTGTTATAAACGAAATATAATTGTTATTTCCGACGAAATACATTGCGATATGGCTCTGTGGGACAATAAACATATCCCCTTTGCTACTGTTTCTGATGAAGCTGCCGCTTGTAGCATCACCTTTTCTGCTCCGTCTAAAACATTTAATATAGCAGGCATAGTAAGCTCTTACGCAGTAGTACCTGATGACAATATTCGCAAACGTTATTTTGATTGGCTAACAGTAAATGAGTTTAGCCACCCTAATATGTTTGCCCCCATAGCAACCATTGCAGCTTTTAGCAAAGGAGAACCTTGGCGTAAAGAAATGCTTCGCTATATAGAGAACAACATAGATTTTTTAATTGATTACTGCGAAAAGTATATCCCTCAAATAAAACCTCTTCGACCTCAGGCTTCTTTTCTTGTTTGGTTAGATTGTAGAAGCTTAAATCTTAATCACGACCAGCTTATAGAACTTTTTGTAAAGAAAGCTCGTTTAGCTTTAAACGATGGCGAAATGTATGGGCAAGGTGGCGAAGGCTTTATGAGAATCAACGTAGGCGTTGCTCGATCTATTTTAGAACAAGCATTAGAACAGCTTCGCAAAGCTCTAACTTAA